The following coding sequences lie in one Arachis ipaensis cultivar K30076 chromosome B05, Araip1.1, whole genome shotgun sequence genomic window:
- the LOC107640532 gene encoding pentatricopeptide repeat-containing protein At3g42630-like, producing MLSISHWSMAAGSFSWNVSALFFCCHQSSVTVVAKKQQIGNHKLIILRCKGLDGYRDRPSFAKKSDIIFHDMNVDDCLPKMSTLSAEMLYYAESGFIPQAHTISEQLVNSSFVPSIKFISKLFDGYEKHRNFNGMLEILHYVSWRNFGILPHVYSLAISCFGRGGQLELMEETVKEMVSRGFCISSKTGNAFLLYYCIFGSLKEMENAYARVKRSGFMINEEAIRAMASVYTRERKFYHLGEFLRDVGLGRKNVGNLLWNLMLLSYAANFKMKSLQREFLRMVEAGFRPDVTTFNIRALAFSRMSLFWDLHLSIEHMVDAKVIPDLVIYGCVVDAYLDKKLGKNLYFALNKLNLDHSPQLLTDPLVFEAFGKGDFHTSAEAFFEFKTHRQWTYRVLVQKYLKRYYRRDQIFWNY from the exons ATGTTGTCTATCTCTCATTGGTCCATGGCTGCTGGTTCATTTTCTTGGAATGTATCAGCCTTGTTCTTCTGTTGCCACCAATCATCTGTCACTGTGGTCGCAAAAAAACAGCAAATTGGGAACCACAAATTG ATAATCTTGCGGTGTAAAGGCCTGGATGGCTATAGAGACCGTCCTTCTTTTGCAAAAAAATCTGACATTATTTTTCATGATATGAATGTTGATGATTGCCTGCCCAAAATGTCTACTTTGTCTGCAGAGATGTTATACTATGCAGAGAGTGGCTTCATTCCTCAAGCGCACACTATATCGGAGCAACTTGTTAACAGTTCTTTTGTACCATCAATTAAATTCATCTCAAAATTGTTTGATGGTTATGAAAAGCACAGGAATTTCAACGGCATGCTTGAGATTCTACATTATGTCAGTTGGAGAAATTTTGGCATATTACCTCATGTTTACTCTTTGGCTATCTCATGCTTTGGAAGAGGAGGACAGCTCGAGTTGATGGAAGAAACCGTAAAGGAAATGGTTTCAAGGGGTTTCTGTATCAGTTCCAAGACTGGTAATGCTTTCCTTTTGTATTACTGTATTTTTGGTTCTTTGAAAGAGATGGAGAATGCATATGCACGCGTTAAGAGATCTGGATTTATGATAAACGAGGAAGCAATCAGGGCCATGGCCTCTGTATATACAAGGGAGAGAAAATTCTATCATTTGGGTGAGTTCCTAAGAGATGTGGGTCTAGGCAGGAAAAATGTGGGGAACCTTTTATGGAATCTTATGCTACTTTCTTATGCTGCCAATTTTAAAATGAAAAGCTTGCAGCGAGAATTTCTCAGAATGGTGGAAGCTGGGTTCCGGCCTGACGTTACAACCTTTAATATTCGTGCTCTGGCCTTTTCAAGGATGTCTTTGTTCTGGGACCTTCACCTCAGCATCGAACATATGGTAGATGCGAAAGTGATCCCTGATCTGGTGATATATGGCTGTGTAGTTGATGCATACTTGGATAAAAAGCTTGGAAAAAACCTGTACTTTGCTTTAAACAAGTTGAACTTGGATCATTCTCCGCAATTATTAACTGATCCACTTGTGTTTGAGGCTTTTGGTAAAGGGGACTTTCATACGAGTGCAGAAGCATTTTTTGAGTTCAAGACGCACAGACAGTGGACTTACAGGGTTCTAGTACAAAAATATCTTAAAAGATATTACCGGAGAGACCAGATATTTTGGAACTATTAA